Proteins encoded together in one Streptomyces roseifaciens window:
- a CDS encoding hemolysin family protein gives MTFVQLLIGLGTLVVNAFFVGAEFALISVRRSQIEPYADRGDRRARSVMWGLRHISALMAAAQLGITLCTLVLGVVAEPAIAHLLEPVFNALGVPHGLIHPVSFVIALAVATYLHMLFGEMVPKNIALAEPVRSALLLGPPLVALARALRPFVFAINAFANVLLKLLRVEPKDEVAATYSDDQLARIVADSSAAGLLDSRSTERLRDALVLGKRPVMDVVTPVERVVSAPLGITPEGLEQLSAESGFSRFPVVDASGRILGYLHVKDALDARPRDFPFPLQRMRRIATVRATTPLDDVITTMRGTGTHLAAVIGEDGRPAGLVTLEDLLRELVGRAVQ, from the coding sequence ATGACCTTCGTGCAACTGCTCATCGGCCTGGGGACGCTCGTCGTCAACGCCTTCTTCGTGGGCGCCGAGTTCGCCCTCATCTCGGTGCGCCGCAGCCAGATCGAGCCGTACGCCGACCGGGGCGACCGGCGCGCCCGCAGCGTCATGTGGGGCCTGCGGCACATCTCGGCGCTGATGGCCGCGGCCCAGCTCGGCATCACGCTGTGCACGCTGGTCCTGGGTGTGGTCGCCGAGCCCGCGATCGCGCACCTGCTGGAGCCGGTCTTCAACGCGCTCGGCGTGCCGCACGGCCTGATCCACCCCGTGTCGTTCGTCATCGCGCTGGCCGTGGCGACGTACCTGCACATGCTGTTCGGCGAGATGGTGCCCAAGAACATCGCGCTCGCCGAGCCGGTGCGCAGCGCCCTGCTGCTCGGCCCGCCGCTGGTCGCCCTGGCGCGGGCGCTGCGCCCGTTCGTCTTCGCCATCAACGCCTTCGCCAACGTCCTGCTGAAGCTGCTGCGGGTGGAGCCGAAGGACGAGGTGGCGGCGACGTACTCGGACGACCAGCTCGCGCGGATCGTCGCCGACTCCAGCGCGGCCGGCCTGCTCGACTCGCGGTCCACCGAACGGCTGCGGGACGCGCTGGTGCTGGGCAAGCGCCCGGTGATGGACGTGGTCACGCCCGTCGAGCGGGTGGTCTCCGCGCCGCTCGGCATCACGCCCGAGGGGCTGGAGCAGCTGTCGGCCGAGTCCGGCTTCTCCCGGTTCCCGGTGGTGGACGCCTCCGGCCGGATCCTGGGCTACCTGCACGTGAAGGACGCGCTGGACGCCCGGCCGCGGGACTTCCCGTTCCCGCTGCAGCGGATGCGCCGCATCGCGACGGTGCGCGCGACGACGCCGCTGGACGACGTCATCACGACGATGCGCGGCACCGGCACCCACCTCGCGGCGGTGATCGGCGAGGACGGCCGGCCGGCCGGACTGGTCACGCTGGAGGACCTCCTGCGCGAGCTGGTGGGCCGCGCGGTGCAGTGA
- a CDS encoding hemolysin family protein has translation MTEVVLLVVALLLTLACAVFVAAEFSLTTVERADLERAAEKGERGAAGAVEAVRSLTFQLSGAQLGITVTGLIIGMISKPSIAALLTGPMKAVGLGSAAASSTALVLATVLSTVVLMVVGELVPKNWAISRPLPVAKRVAGPQRAFSAAFRPLIRHLNNTANRTLHRMGLEPAEELASARGPQELAALARHSAKEGALEADTAELFVRTLNLAGLTAENVMTPRVQVTALDAQANAEDVANATRATGLSRFPVYRGSLDTVIGVAHIKDVLAIPADRRPRHPVTSILREPLLVPESLTVDRLLDRLSGKRTMAVVIDEYGGTAGVVTLEDIVEEVVGEVRDEHDPHEVPDIAPAGSDAGGRPLYDADGAARTDQLEIIGLRAPDGPYETLAGLVATELGRIPLRGDTVEVAGWRIDVVDAAGHRAARVRLTGPPADAGSGAQVPEEAGR, from the coding sequence ATGACCGAGGTAGTCCTGCTGGTGGTCGCCCTGCTGCTGACGCTGGCCTGTGCCGTCTTCGTCGCGGCGGAGTTCTCGCTGACCACGGTGGAGCGCGCCGACCTCGAGCGCGCCGCCGAGAAGGGCGAGCGCGGCGCGGCCGGCGCCGTCGAGGCCGTGCGCAGCCTCACCTTCCAGCTCTCCGGCGCCCAGCTCGGCATCACCGTGACCGGCCTGATCATCGGCATGATCTCCAAGCCGTCCATCGCGGCGCTGCTCACGGGCCCGATGAAGGCCGTGGGCCTCGGCTCCGCCGCCGCGTCCTCGACCGCCCTGGTGCTGGCCACGGTGCTGTCCACCGTCGTGCTGATGGTGGTCGGCGAGCTGGTCCCGAAGAACTGGGCGATCTCGCGCCCGCTGCCGGTGGCGAAGCGGGTCGCGGGCCCGCAGCGCGCGTTCTCCGCCGCCTTCCGCCCGCTGATCCGGCACCTGAACAACACCGCCAACCGCACCCTGCACCGGATGGGCCTGGAGCCCGCCGAGGAGCTGGCCTCCGCGCGCGGCCCGCAGGAGCTCGCTGCCCTCGCCCGGCACTCCGCCAAGGAGGGCGCCCTGGAGGCGGACACCGCCGAGCTGTTCGTACGCACCCTGAACCTGGCCGGACTGACGGCGGAGAACGTGATGACGCCCCGCGTCCAGGTCACCGCCCTCGACGCCCAGGCCAACGCCGAGGACGTCGCGAACGCGACCCGTGCGACCGGCCTGTCCCGCTTCCCCGTCTACCGCGGAAGCCTCGACACCGTCATCGGCGTCGCGCACATCAAGGACGTGCTGGCCATACCCGCCGACCGCCGCCCCCGCCACCCCGTCACCTCGATCCTGCGCGAGCCGCTGCTCGTGCCGGAGTCGCTGACCGTGGACCGGCTCCTGGACCGGCTGTCCGGCAAGCGCACCATGGCCGTCGTCATCGACGAGTACGGCGGCACCGCCGGCGTCGTCACCCTGGAGGACATCGTGGAGGAGGTCGTCGGCGAGGTCCGCGACGAGCACGACCCCCACGAGGTGCCCGACATCGCCCCCGCCGGCTCGGACGCCGGCGGCCGGCCGCTGTACGACGCGGACGGCGCGGCGCGCACCGACCAGCTGGAGATCATCGGGCTGCGGGCGCCGGACGGCCCCTACGAGACGCTGGCCGGCCTCGTGGCCACCGAGCTCGGCCGCATCCCCCTCAGGGGCGACACCGTGGAGGTCGCGGGCTGGCGCATCGACGTCGTCGACGCGGCCGGCCACCGTGCGGCCCGCGTGCGCCTGACCGGTCCGCCCGCGGACGCCGGCAGCGGCGCCCAGGTGCCCGAGGAGGCCGGCCGATGA
- a CDS encoding class I SAM-dependent methyltransferase, with the protein MPLRSTRLPHDAVHHPVFARFYAKVSPIIDERAGIGEHRRELLAGLSGRVIEIGAGNGLNFPYYPATVSEVVAIEPERGLRRIALEAAVRAGVPVDVVPGAAEALPVKSEAFDAAVTSLVLCSVRDVRRALAELRRVLRPGGELRFFEHGRAEGLALAVTQRALDRTVWPVLFGGCHTARDPLAAIEAAGFELGAFSRLRVPQSRVPTPASPCVLGVARRPAAPPEAAGAVDGHA; encoded by the coding sequence CTGCCACTTCGGAGCACCAGGTTGCCGCACGACGCCGTGCACCATCCTGTCTTCGCGCGCTTCTACGCCAAGGTGAGCCCGATCATCGACGAGCGGGCGGGGATCGGGGAGCACCGGCGCGAGCTGCTGGCCGGCCTGTCGGGGCGGGTGATCGAGATCGGCGCGGGCAACGGCCTGAACTTCCCTTACTACCCGGCGACGGTCTCGGAGGTCGTGGCGATCGAGCCCGAGCGCGGGCTGCGCAGGATCGCGCTGGAGGCGGCGGTCCGGGCGGGCGTCCCGGTGGACGTGGTGCCGGGCGCGGCCGAGGCGCTGCCGGTGAAGAGCGAGGCGTTCGACGCGGCGGTGACCTCGCTGGTGCTGTGCTCCGTCCGGGATGTGCGGCGTGCGCTGGCGGAGCTGCGGCGGGTCCTCCGGCCGGGTGGTGAGCTGCGGTTCTTCGAGCACGGGCGGGCGGAGGGCCTGGCGCTCGCGGTCACCCAGCGGGCGCTGGACCGCACGGTCTGGCCGGTGCTGTTCGGCGGGTGTCACACGGCGCGGGATCCGCTGGCGGCGATCGAGGCGGCGGGGTTCGAGCTGGGGGCGTTCAGCCGGCTGCGGGTGCCGCAGAGCCGGGTGCCGACCCCGGCCTCCCCGTGCGTGCTGGGGGTGGCCAGACGACCGGCGGCCCCGCCGGAGGCGGCCGGCGCGGTCGACGGGCACGCGTGA
- the bioD gene encoding dethiobiotin synthase — MAVLVVTGTGTEIGKTVVTAAVAAAARAAGRSVAVLKPAQTGVAPGEPGDVAEVRRLAGSGVTGEELARFPEPLAPGTAAARAGLAPVRPPQIAEAASRLAESHDLVLVEGAGGLLVRLDEEGATLADAARLLDAPVLVVAQAGLGTLNVTELTAEALRARSLRCAGVVIGSWPAAPDLAMRCNLADLPEAAGAPLLGAVPERASALAPEAFRAAAPGWLAPELSGTWDAAGFTAAHR; from the coding sequence ATGGCAGTACTGGTCGTCACAGGCACCGGGACCGAGATCGGCAAGACCGTGGTCACCGCTGCCGTCGCGGCGGCGGCGCGGGCCGCGGGCCGTTCCGTCGCCGTGCTCAAGCCCGCCCAGACCGGTGTCGCCCCCGGCGAGCCCGGTGACGTCGCCGAGGTGCGGCGGCTCGCGGGGAGCGGGGTGACCGGGGAGGAGCTCGCCCGGTTCCCGGAGCCGCTCGCGCCGGGTACGGCGGCGGCCCGGGCCGGTCTGGCCCCCGTGCGCCCCCCGCAGATCGCGGAGGCGGCCTCGCGGCTGGCGGAGAGCCACGACCTCGTCCTCGTCGAGGGCGCCGGCGGTCTCCTCGTCCGCCTGGACGAGGAGGGCGCGACCCTCGCGGACGCGGCCCGGCTGCTGGACGCCCCGGTCCTGGTGGTCGCGCAGGCCGGCCTCGGCACGCTGAACGTCACCGAGCTCACCGCGGAGGCCCTGCGCGCGCGCAGCCTGCGCTGCGCAGGCGTAGTGATCGGCAGCTGGCCGGCCGCCCCGGACCTGGCGATGCGCTGCAACCTCGCCGACCTGCCGGAGGCGGCCGGCGCCCCGCTGCTGGGCGCGGTTCCGGAGCGCGCAAGCGCCCTCGCGCCGGAGGCGTTCCGCGCGGCGGCCCCCGGCTGGCTGGCGCCGGAGCTGTCCGGCACGTGGGACGCGGCCGGCTTCACGGCGGCTCATCGCTGA
- a CDS encoding adenosylmethionine--8-amino-7-oxononanoate transaminase, with product MPEPLTPGELLALDRQHVWHPYGPMPGRQEPLLVESASGVRLRLAEPVDGVHELIDGMSSWWSAVHGYNHPVLNEAAREQLGRMSHVMFGGLTHEPAVRLAARLVEITPEGLEHVFLSDSGSVSVEVAVKMCLQYWRSAGRPEKRRLMTWRGGYHGDTWQPMAVCDPDGGMHELWSGALPKHVFADAPPALSSGPEAVAAYAAHLRETIAAHAHELAAVIVEPVVQGAGGMRFHDPVFLRVLREACDEHDVLLVLDEIATGFGRTGRLFAAEHAGITPDVMCLGKALTGGYLSMAATLCTSRVADGISRGEVPVLAHGPTFMGNPLAAAVANASIDLLLEQDWQTEVKRIETGLRDGLAGAASLPGVRDVRVLGAIGVVQLDHEADVAAATRAVVREGVWLRPFRDLLYVMPPYVTSDEDLARVCTAVRAAAGVA from the coding sequence ATGCCTGAGCCGCTCACCCCCGGCGAGCTCCTCGCCCTCGACCGGCAGCACGTGTGGCACCCCTACGGCCCGATGCCCGGCCGCCAGGAGCCGCTGCTCGTGGAGTCCGCGTCGGGAGTGCGGCTGCGGCTCGCCGAACCGGTCGACGGCGTGCACGAGTTGATCGACGGGATGTCGTCGTGGTGGTCCGCCGTCCACGGCTACAACCACCCCGTCCTCAACGAGGCCGCGCGCGAGCAGCTCGGGCGGATGAGTCACGTGATGTTCGGCGGGCTCACCCACGAGCCCGCCGTGCGGCTGGCCGCCCGGCTCGTGGAGATCACTCCGGAGGGGCTGGAGCACGTCTTCCTCTCCGACTCCGGGTCGGTGTCGGTCGAGGTCGCCGTCAAGATGTGCCTGCAGTACTGGCGCTCGGCCGGACGGCCCGAGAAGCGGCGGCTGATGACCTGGCGCGGCGGCTACCACGGGGACACGTGGCAGCCGATGGCCGTGTGCGACCCCGACGGCGGGATGCACGAGCTGTGGTCCGGGGCGCTCCCGAAGCACGTCTTCGCGGACGCGCCGCCGGCCCTCTCGTCCGGCCCGGAGGCCGTCGCCGCGTACGCGGCGCACCTGCGCGAGACGATCGCGGCCCACGCCCACGAACTCGCGGCGGTCATCGTCGAACCGGTGGTGCAGGGCGCGGGCGGGATGCGCTTCCACGATCCCGTCTTCCTGCGGGTCCTGCGGGAAGCGTGCGACGAGCACGACGTGCTCCTCGTCCTCGACGAGATCGCCACCGGGTTCGGCCGCACGGGGCGGCTCTTCGCCGCGGAGCACGCGGGCATCACCCCCGACGTGATGTGCCTCGGCAAGGCGCTCACCGGCGGATACCTGAGCATGGCGGCGACGCTGTGCACGTCGCGGGTCGCCGACGGCATCTCGCGCGGCGAGGTGCCGGTGCTCGCGCACGGGCCGACGTTCATGGGCAACCCGCTCGCCGCGGCCGTGGCGAACGCGTCGATCGACCTGCTGCTGGAACAGGACTGGCAGACGGAGGTCAAGCGCATCGAGACCGGGCTGCGCGACGGGCTCGCCGGGGCGGCCTCGCTGCCGGGCGTCCGGGACGTCCGGGTCCTCGGCGCGATCGGCGTCGTCCAGCTCGACCACGAGGCGGACGTCGCGGCGGCGACGCGGGCGGTGGTCCGCGAGGGCGTGTGGCTGCGCCCGTTCCGGGACCTGCTGTACGTGATGCCGCCGTACGTCACGAGCGACGAGGATCTGGCCCGGGTGTGCACGGCGGTGCGCGCGGCGGCCGGGGTCGCCTGA
- the bioB gene encoding biotin synthase BioB yields the protein MDLLNTLVDKGLRREPPTREEALAVLATSDDDLLDVVAAAGKVRRRWFGRRVKLNYLVNLKSGLCPEDCSYCSQRLGSKAGILKYTWLKPEDASKAAAAGVAGGAKRVCLVASGRGPTDRDIDRVSRTIEAIKEQNEDVEVCACLGLLSAGQAERLRAAGADAYNHNLNTSEATYGDITTTHTYADRVDTVQQAQAAGMSACSGLIAGMGESDEDLVDVVFSLRALDPDSVPVNFLIPFEGTPLAKEWNLTPQRALRILAMVRFVCPDVEVRLAGGREVHLRSMQPLALHLANSIFLGDYLTSEGQEGKADLDMIADAGFEVEGAGTTTLPAHRADVAAAEAAGSGCGGGSCGPCGDGGAPAAAAAPEAGAEVAPEAATGQEARTDLVAVRRRGAGTDLPPNA from the coding sequence ATGGACCTGCTGAACACGCTGGTGGACAAGGGGCTGCGGCGCGAGCCGCCGACCCGCGAAGAGGCGCTCGCCGTGCTGGCGACGTCCGACGACGACCTGCTCGACGTGGTGGCCGCGGCGGGCAAGGTGCGCCGCAGGTGGTTCGGGCGCCGGGTGAAGCTCAACTACCTGGTCAACCTCAAGTCCGGGCTCTGCCCCGAGGACTGCTCGTACTGCTCGCAGCGGCTCGGTTCCAAGGCCGGGATCCTCAAGTACACCTGGCTCAAGCCGGAGGACGCCTCCAAGGCCGCCGCGGCGGGTGTCGCCGGCGGGGCGAAGCGGGTCTGCCTGGTCGCCAGCGGCCGCGGGCCCACGGACCGGGACATCGACCGGGTCTCCAGGACCATCGAGGCGATCAAGGAGCAGAACGAGGACGTCGAGGTGTGCGCCTGCCTCGGACTGCTCTCCGCGGGCCAGGCCGAGCGGCTGCGCGCCGCCGGCGCCGACGCGTACAACCACAACCTCAACACCTCCGAAGCCACCTACGGCGACATCACCACCACCCACACCTACGCCGACCGCGTCGACACCGTGCAGCAGGCGCAGGCCGCGGGCATGTCCGCCTGCTCCGGGCTGATCGCGGGCATGGGCGAGAGCGACGAGGACCTCGTCGACGTCGTCTTCTCGCTGCGCGCGCTGGACCCCGACTCGGTGCCCGTCAACTTCCTCATCCCCTTCGAGGGCACGCCGCTGGCCAAGGAGTGGAACCTCACGCCGCAGCGGGCGCTGCGCATCCTCGCGATGGTGCGGTTCGTCTGCCCGGACGTCGAGGTGCGGCTGGCCGGCGGGCGCGAGGTGCACCTGCGCTCGATGCAGCCGCTCGCCCTGCACCTGGCCAACTCGATCTTCCTCGGCGACTACCTCACCAGTGAGGGCCAGGAGGGCAAGGCCGACCTGGACATGATCGCGGACGCCGGCTTCGAGGTGGAGGGCGCGGGCACGACGACGCTGCCGGCGCACCGGGCGGACGTCGCCGCCGCGGAGGCCGCCGGCTCCGGCTGCGGCGGCGGTTCGTGCGGGCCCTGCGGGGACGGCGGCGCCCCGGCCGCGGCGGCGGCCCCCGAGGCCGGGGCCGAGGTTGCGCCCGAGGCCGCCACCGGCCAGGAGGCCCGTACGGACCTGGTCGCCGTGCGGCGCCGCGGCGCGGGGACGGACCTGCCCCCCAATGCCTGA
- a CDS encoding 8-amino-7-oxononanoate synthase, producing MPQDSPRSALRDPFAWIDAHHERRLAAGLVRTLRPRPADSPLTDLAGNDYLGLTRHPEVTEAAAEAARRWGAGATGSRLVTGSTALHARLEEELAAFCGFEAALVFSSGYAANLAAVTALAGPGGAGGAALLVSDEGNHASLIDGCRLARAEKAVVPHSDPDAVRKALAAHDGPALAVTDSVFSVDGDAAPLPALARACREHGAALLVDDAHGLGVLGEGGRGAVHAAGLAGDPDVVATVTLSKALGSQGGAVLGPERVIRHLVSNARTFIFDTGLAPAAAGAALAALTVLRREPQRAQRVRGIAAELHRRVVAAGFVAVRPDAAVVSVRAPSPEAAVRWAADCREAGIAVGCFRPPSVPDGVSRLRLTARADLSDRQVTAAADAIVRTAPAA from the coding sequence ATGCCTCAGGACTCGCCCCGGTCCGCCCTCCGGGACCCCTTCGCCTGGATCGACGCGCACCACGAGCGGCGCCTGGCGGCCGGGCTCGTACGGACCCTGCGGCCCCGCCCCGCCGACTCGCCGCTGACCGACCTGGCGGGCAACGACTACCTGGGCCTCACCCGCCACCCGGAGGTCACCGAGGCCGCCGCCGAGGCGGCCCGCCGGTGGGGCGCCGGGGCGACGGGCTCCCGTCTGGTCACCGGCAGCACCGCCCTGCACGCCCGGCTGGAGGAGGAGCTCGCCGCCTTCTGCGGCTTCGAGGCCGCGCTCGTGTTCTCCTCCGGCTACGCGGCCAACCTCGCCGCCGTCACCGCACTCGCCGGGCCCGGCGGCGCCGGCGGTGCGGCCCTGCTCGTCTCCGACGAGGGCAACCACGCCTCCCTGATCGACGGCTGCCGGCTGGCCCGCGCCGAGAAGGCGGTCGTGCCGCACTCCGACCCGGACGCCGTCCGCAAGGCCCTCGCGGCACACGACGGCCCCGCGCTCGCCGTCACCGACTCCGTCTTCTCCGTCGACGGCGACGCCGCCCCGCTGCCCGCGCTCGCCCGGGCGTGCCGCGAACACGGCGCGGCCCTGCTCGTGGACGACGCGCACGGGCTCGGCGTCCTCGGCGAGGGCGGCCGGGGCGCGGTGCACGCGGCGGGACTGGCGGGCGACCCGGACGTCGTCGCCACGGTGACGCTGTCGAAGGCGCTGGGCAGCCAGGGCGGTGCGGTGCTGGGCCCGGAGCGGGTGATCAGGCACCTGGTGAGCAACGCCCGCACGTTCATCTTCGACACCGGCCTCGCACCGGCGGCGGCCGGCGCCGCGCTGGCGGCCCTCACGGTGCTGCGCCGTGAGCCGCAGCGGGCGCAGCGGGTCCGGGGGATCGCCGCCGAACTGCACCGCAGGGTGGTGGCGGCGGGCTTCGTGGCGGTACGGCCCGACGCGGCGGTGGTCTCCGTACGGGCCCCCTCGCCGGAGGCGGCGGTGCGGTGGGCGGCGGACTGCCGGGAGGCGGGTATCGCGGTCGGCTGCTTCCGGCCGCCGTCCGTGCCGGACGGCGTCTCACGGCTGCGGCTGACCGCCCGGGCCGATCTGTCGGACCGGCAGGTGACGGCCGCGGCCGACGCGATCGTACGGACCGCGCCGGCCGCCTGA
- a CDS encoding DUF397 domain-containing protein, producing the protein MSAMPRYVPHRSTPAALSLLREAPWRRSSHSTGYNNCVETAGPLPGHLLAVRDSKRTGGPALLFRSAAWSCFVEGLRDGGIDPL; encoded by the coding sequence ATGTCCGCAATGCCTCGGTACGTACCCCACCGTTCCACCCCTGCAGCGCTTTCCCTGCTCCGCGAGGCTCCATGGCGGCGCAGCAGTCACAGCACCGGATACAACAACTGCGTCGAGACGGCCGGACCGCTCCCCGGCCACCTCCTCGCCGTGCGCGACTCCAAGCGGACGGGCGGTCCCGCGCTCCTCTTCCGCTCCGCCGCGTGGTCCTGCTTCGTCGAGGGGCTGCGCGACGGCGGGATCGACCCGCTCTGA
- a CDS encoding helix-turn-helix domain-containing protein encodes MRYGPAVRRRKLGAELRRQRELAGLTSLEAARAVGWHQSKVSRIETGSSGVKPADVARLLDAYGVTDAELRALLGALCGAGSPEPGEGAGARRGWWYAYRDRLPPAYLDFISLESEALRLSTLETTVVPGLLQTPDYARAVTRAALGDPAPEQVEELVRVRLARQAVLRGEQPLEVCAVLDEAVLRHEVGGPEVMAGQLRHLVETGSLGHVRLHVLPFSSGGHIGITGPFVIFSFPRIADLDVVVLDHLTSSLYLERKEDLRAYGAAFATLRAHALSHEKSLEFIAGINDGA; translated from the coding sequence ATGCGGTACGGACCGGCGGTACGCCGCCGCAAGCTGGGGGCGGAGCTGCGCCGCCAGCGCGAACTGGCCGGGCTGACGAGCCTGGAGGCCGCGCGCGCGGTGGGCTGGCACCAGTCGAAGGTCAGCCGGATCGAGACGGGCAGCAGTGGCGTGAAACCTGCGGACGTCGCCCGGCTGCTGGACGCCTACGGGGTCACCGACGCCGAGCTGCGCGCGCTGCTGGGGGCGCTGTGCGGCGCGGGGTCCCCCGAACCGGGCGAGGGTGCGGGGGCCCGGCGCGGCTGGTGGTACGCCTACCGCGACCGGCTGCCGCCCGCCTATCTCGACTTCATCAGCCTGGAGTCGGAGGCCTTGCGGTTAAGCACCCTGGAGACCACCGTGGTGCCCGGCCTGCTGCAGACGCCGGACTACGCCCGCGCCGTGACCCGCGCGGCCCTCGGCGACCCCGCGCCGGAGCAGGTCGAGGAGCTGGTGCGGGTGCGCCTGGCGCGCCAGGCGGTGCTCCGGGGCGAGCAGCCGCTGGAGGTGTGCGCCGTGCTGGACGAGGCCGTACTGCGGCATGAGGTCGGCGGACCGGAGGTCATGGCCGGGCAGTTGCGGCACCTGGTGGAGACGGGATCACTGGGGCACGTGCGGCTGCACGTCCTGCCCTTCTCCAGTGGCGGCCATATCGGCATCACCGGGCCTTTTGTTATTTTCTCATTTCCGCGCATTGCTGATCTGGACGTGGTTGTTCTCGACCACTTGACGAGTAGCCTCTACCTGGAGCGGAAAGAAGACCTCCGGGCGTACGGCGCGGCCTTCGCGACACTGCGCGCACACGCCCTCTCGCACGAGAAATCGCTGGAATTCATCGCCGGGATCAACGACGGCGCGTAA
- a CDS encoding ATP-binding protein, with protein sequence MADHQEATVTLPSAPASVSTARRYVAEVLADWGLPGGTDTSETVRLIVSELATNAVQHTRGQSPTFTVDVRLDRDQHLRIGVTDSHPRFPRRLPAAVQQDNGRGMVIIRCLTAEHGGRLFCTPTSDGGKTVWISLPWTVPVSAER encoded by the coding sequence ATGGCAGACCACCAAGAAGCCACCGTCACGCTGCCGAGCGCCCCCGCCTCGGTCTCCACGGCGCGCCGCTACGTCGCGGAGGTGCTGGCGGACTGGGGGCTTCCGGGCGGGACCGACACCTCCGAGACCGTGCGCCTGATCGTCTCCGAGCTCGCGACCAACGCCGTGCAGCACACCCGGGGACAGTCGCCCACCTTCACCGTGGACGTCCGCCTCGACCGCGATCAGCATCTGCGCATCGGCGTCACCGACAGCCACCCGCGCTTCCCCCGGCGGCTGCCCGCCGCGGTCCAGCAGGACAACGGGCGCGGCATGGTGATCATCCGCTGTCTCACCGCGGAGCACGGCGGGCGGCTGTTCTGCACGCCGACCTCCGACGGCGGCAAGACGGTGTGGATCTCCCTCCCCTGGACCGTGCCGGTCAGCGCAGAGCGCTGA
- a CDS encoding C40 family peptidase produces MGAHKRPSKLSRAGAASALTLAAVGATVLVPGGAAEAEASTVSTQALRIAASKQGSPYQWGATGPSRFDCSGLTLYSFKRAGKSLPRTAAQQYNSTRHIPRSARERGDLVFFVSGRGIYHVGIYNGDGRIWHAPKTGAVVRLERIWTNSVLYGRVG; encoded by the coding sequence ATGGGCGCGCACAAACGTCCGTCAAAGCTGTCCAGGGCCGGTGCCGCATCGGCCCTCACTCTCGCCGCCGTCGGGGCCACCGTGCTGGTTCCGGGCGGCGCGGCAGAGGCGGAGGCGTCGACCGTCTCCACCCAGGCACTGCGGATCGCGGCCTCGAAGCAGGGCTCCCCCTACCAGTGGGGAGCGACCGGACCCTCCCGGTTCGACTGCTCGGGCCTGACGCTCTACTCCTTCAAGCGGGCCGGGAAGTCCCTGCCCCGCACCGCCGCCCAGCAGTACAACAGCACCCGCCACATCCCCCGCTCCGCACGCGAACGCGGCGACCTCGTCTTCTTCGTCTCGGGGCGCGGGATCTACCACGTGGGGATATACAACGGGGACGGCCGCATCTGGCACGCACCCAAGACGGGCGCGGTCGTCCGCCTGGAGCGGATCTGGACCAACAGCGTCCTCTACGGCCGGGTCGGCTGA
- a CDS encoding urease subunit gamma, with protein MQLSPREQERLLLHVAADVAAKRKARGLLLNHPEAVALITVHVLEGARDGRTVAELMSSGRRVLTRDDVMEGIPEMLHDVQVEATFPDGTKLVTVHEPIC; from the coding sequence ATGCAACTCTCCCCGCGCGAGCAGGAACGACTGCTCCTGCACGTGGCCGCCGACGTGGCCGCCAAGCGCAAGGCCCGCGGCCTGCTCCTCAACCACCCCGAGGCGGTGGCCCTGATCACGGTCCACGTCCTCGAAGGCGCCCGGGACGGCCGCACCGTCGCCGAGCTGATGTCCTCCGGGCGCAGGGTGCTCACCCGCGACGACGTCATGGAGGGCATCCCCGAGATGCTCCACGACGTCCAGGTCGAGGCCACCTTCCCCGACGGCACCAAGCTCGTCACCGTTCACGAACCGATCTGCTGA
- a CDS encoding urease subunit beta has product MIPGEILYAAEPVALNQGLHRTRLTVLNAADRPVQVGSHYHFAEANPGLDFDRAAARGKRLDIAAGTAVRFEPGIPLQVDLVPIGGKRIVEGLRGECGGPLDD; this is encoded by the coding sequence ATGATCCCCGGAGAAATCCTGTACGCCGCCGAGCCCGTGGCCCTCAACCAGGGGCTGCACCGCACCCGGCTCACCGTGCTCAACGCCGCCGACCGCCCGGTGCAGGTCGGCTCGCACTACCACTTCGCCGAGGCCAACCCCGGCCTCGACTTCGACCGCGCGGCGGCCCGCGGCAAGCGCCTCGACATCGCCGCCGGCACCGCCGTCCGCTTCGAGCCCGGCATCCCCCTCCAGGTCGACCTCGTCCCCATCGGCGGCAAGCGCATCGTCGAGGGCCTGCGCGGCGAGTGCGGGGGACCGCTCGATGACTGA